The nucleotide window CGTGACCGCCGGTGCGTCGGCGCCGGACGTGCTGATCGACGGTGTCATCCAGCGTCTGCGCGAGCTCGGCGCGGGGGGCGTCAGCGAACTGGACGGCGAACCGGAAAACATGGTGTTCGCGCTGCCGAAGGAACTGCGGCTGCAGCTGGTGGGCTGAGGTTTCCGGTTCCCGCCGCGACCAAGGCCCCGCACTGCGGGGCCTTGCTTCTTCTGCCGTCTCATCCTGCGCGACCGCAGCCCCTCATCCTGCCCGTCACGAGCAAGGGGTGGCCCGATGACGCGCATGCACTGGATGGCTTTCAGACTGTACTGGCCGGCACTGGCGTGCCTGCTGCTGGCCTTCGTGTCGACCTGGGGGCATGCCGTCCCTTCTGCTCCGTTGGGCGAGGTGCTTCACTGGATGCCTTACGTTCTGCTGGCGCTCGCCATGTTGTTGGCTGCTGTCGCCAGCCTGCGGTTGATGCGCCGGGAAACCCGCGATGCGCTGATCTGCGATTGCGGTGGACTGCTCGGCGGCAAAAGGGAAGGGCGCCTAGGTCCCTACCGGAAGTGTGTGGCGTGCGAGCGGAGGCATGCTGTGCATGGGTAGCCTTGGAGGTCTGTGAACGCGGTGACTCATCCAAAACCCAACGCAACTCGTTCCGCTCTTCGCGATTGTCGCAATGTAAGGATTGAGATGGCTACCGAATCCGGGCCGATTCACGTCGTCCATGAAGCCATGCACAGTGATGACGTGATCGTCGGGATTGCCGGACTTTCCTATGACGGGGTTGCAGGAGGAGAGGTAACCGTTCTACAGGATCCAGGTCCCAACGGGAGGTGTGATTGTGGCAAAAAATGAGCTAAGGAATATTGTTGCCGTTGCTCTAGTGGCGGCATTTCCGTTGCTTGGTCATGCAGTCAACAATGGAACTGTAAAGTCACCAGTGCAGCTCAGTAATGAGGCAGTAGCGCGTGCTTACAAGTCCGCGGCTGACAGATTTGTTGTTGAGCTCAAGGAGCGCGAACAACCCGAGGTTGGCGGTGCAGCGAAGCACATGGCTTTCTTCAGCAGCTACAACGCTTCTGTCCGAACAGAGAGCGATGGCTTCTGTATCGTTTTCGCCCCGATTAGGTGCGTTACCCCATCCATGCAGAAGCCGACTTGTTCTGCCTTACTCAAATAGCCTGTTACGCCCAAGGGCACTTCAACGTTTGGAGCCATGGTCCACCCCTCCCGGGTATAGGGTGGGCACCAAGGAGTCGGCGAAAGGTCGAATCAACGTGGGCCCACGACCCGACTAACGCTCGAGAGCCACGGGTGCGGCCAGGTAAATATGTGAATCTGACCGCTGGCGTTTTCGCGTTTGACAATGGCGTAGGTAGAGCTTCCTCTACTCTGGTGACGAGTCCCAGACTGGACCGTAAGATCACCAGCATTCCACGCATCAAGAATCGGGCGTGCCGCGCAGATCCTCGTCCTTCCAGGTTCAACGCTGCGGCCGCCTGGAGCTAATATGGCCACCCAACGTCAAGTTTTCACCTATGTAGGTTTGTGGGTGGTCAGCTTGTTCTACATTCTTATCCGTGTGCTCGGGTTCGGTTTCTTTGGTGCAGAGAAGTGGCCGGCACTAGTGCCGGCCGCACTTTGGCTTCTTCTGGCAATCATGCCCGCACGTGTCATTGGATACATAACCGTATCGTTACCTCTATTCTTGACGATGTTGTTGTTCCAAGTGCTTGGTGGAGGGTTTGATACCTTCGCTCAGAGTGCTGTTGAGACGATCATGTTTGGGGGATTGCTGCTCTTGAAAGCCTTTGTGGCTCGTCCATCGACTTCATCCTGAATTCCACGCGCTCTTCATCGGGCCTCCCCCCGCATAGAGCAGGCGACGAATGTCGACGGCTCAGGCCATAGGCTGGGGTGAGCTTGCGTACGAACATGCTGGAACGGTGAGCGCTGGGAAGACACTGGATGCTGAAATGGTGCCCACGCCCCGGCTTCCCAAAGGCTTACCACCCCGTCCCCAACACCCCCACATTGACCCGCCCCTGCCCCAGCCCCTAAAATTCGCGGCTCCGCCGGAATAGCTCAGTTGGTAGAGCGGCGCATTCGTAATGCGTAGGTCGTAGGTTCGATTCCTATTTCCGGCACCAGTCGCGACAAGGCCCCGCTCCGGCGGGGCTTTGTTTTTCCGGGTCTCGCCCCCGGAGACGGCGGACCGATACAGTAGCCGCTCGCCGTCCCGACAGGTTTCCCGTGGCCAAGACCTCCGCCAAGTCCCGTACCGCCTACGTCTGCACCGAATGCGGGGCCGAGCACAGCAAATGGCAGGGCCAGTGCGCCGACTGCGGCGCGTGGAACTCCCTCAGCGAGATCGTCCTGGAGACCGCCGCCGGCGCCCCTGCCGCCGCCCGCCGTTCCGGCTGGGCCGGCAAGGCCGAGGCGCCCAGGATCACCGCCCTGAAGGACGTGCGCCACAGCGAAGAGGCGCGCGTGACCACCGGCATCGGCGAGTTCGACCGCGTGCTGGGCGGCGGCCTGGTGGAAGGGGCCGTGGTGCTGGTGGGCGGCGACCCCGGCATCGGCAAGTCCACCCTGCTGCTGCAGGCCCTGGCCCGCATGTCGGCGCACCTCCCGGCCCTGTACGTGACCGGCGAGGAATCCCTGGCCCAGGTTGCCGGCCGCGCCGTGCGCCTGGACCTGCCGCTGGACAACCTGCAGGCGCTGGCCGAGACCGGCATCGAGACCATCCTGCAGCATGCCTCCGTCGCACGGCCGAAGCTGATCGTCGCCGACTCCGTGCAGACCCTGTGGACCGAATCGCTGACCGCCGCGCCCGGCTCCGTCAGCCAGGTGCGCGAGAGCGCGGCGCGGCTGGTGCGCTACGCCAAGGAGACCGGCACGGCCGTGTTCCTGGTGGGCCACGTCACCAAGGAAGGCGGCATCGCCGGCCCCCGCGTGCTGGAACACATGGTCGACGCGGTGCTGTATTTCGAAGGCGAGAGCGGCAGCCGTTTCCGCGTGCTGCGCGCCTTCAAGAACCGCTTCGGCGCGGTCAACGAACTGGGCGTGTTCGCCATGGGCGAGAAAGGCCTGAAGGAAGTGCCCAACCCGTCGGCGATCTTCCTGTCCGGCAGTGCGCAGCAGCCCGGCAGCTGCGTGATGGTCACCCGCGAGGGCACGCGCCCGCTGCTGGTGGAAGTGCAGGCGCTGGTGGACAGCTCGCCGCTGTCCAACCCGCGCCGCGTGGCGGTGGGTATGGAGCAGAACCGCCTGGCCATGCTGCTGGCCGTGCTGCACCGGCACGGCGGCGTGGTGGTGGGCGACCAGGACGTGTTCGTGAACGTCGTCGGCGGCATCCGCGTGCAGGAAACCGCGGCCGACCTGCCGGTGCTGCTGGCCGTGCTGTCCTCGCTGCGCGACCGCCCGCTGGCCGAAAAGACCGTGGCCTTCGGCGAGGTGGGCCTGTCGGGCGAGATCCGCCCGGTGCCCAACGGTGAGGAACGCCTGCGCGAAGCGGCCACCCACGGCTTCAAGCGCGCCATCGTGCCCAAGGGCAACGCGCCGAAGTCGGGCAGCTTCAAGGGTCTGGACGTGGTGGCGGTGGAACGGCTGTCGCAGGCGCTGGAAGCGGCGGCCGAGTAGGGGGCGCTTCCTGTAGGAGCGCCCTCGGGCGCGATGCTCCTGGCTTGCTGATGGGTCGCAGAAAAAGCATCGCGCCCAAGGGCGCTCCCACGGAAGGCGAGGCGTCTAACCCCGCCTCAATACCATCTCGTACACGAACTTGCTGCCGAAGAACGCCAGCAGCAGCAGCGCCATCGCGGTGAGGGTCCAGTGCACCGCCTTGGCGCCACGCCAGCCGTAGCGCCAGCGGCCCAGCAGCAGGCCGCCGAAGACCAGCCACGACAGCACGCTGAGCACGGTCTTGTGGGTGAGCTTCTGGACCAGGAAGTTCTCCACGAACAGCACCCCGGTCAGCAGGGTGGCGGTCAGCAGGATGAAGCCCACCGTGATCGTGCGGAACAGCAGGTCTTCCAGTTCCGTCAGCGGGGGCAGGGCGCGTAGCCAGAGGTGGAACTCGCGCCGGCGCAGGGCGCGCTCCTGGGCCCACAGCATGACCGCCAGCAGCGCGGCGATGGCCAGCGCGGCGTAGGCCAGCAGCGCCAGCCAGGCATGCAGCTGCAGGCGCCAGTCCAGCCCACTGGAGGCCTGATGGCCGTACAGGTGGTAGGCGGCCAGCAGCGCGGCCGCGAGCGGGAAGGCCACCACTCCCAGTGCGGCCATCCGGCCCTGGATGGCCACCAGCAGTGTCATGGCCGCCATGCCCAGCGATACCAGCGAAAGGGCCGCGAAGAAGTGCATGTCCGGCCCGCCCGGCGTGCGCCATGCCACCAGCAGGTGATAGGCGCCATGCAGGACCACCGCGCCCAGCGCCGGCCACAGCCACGGCCTTGAGGCCTCGCCCGCATCGCGGGCGACGGAGCGGACCAGCAGGCCGGCGGCAAGCAGGTAGAGCGCAACGGCGATGAGAATGACTGTCATCGGGGAAGTGTCGCACAGCGGGCGGCACCGGCGCAGGGCATGCGCGGCCTGTGCCTGCACGGGGCGGGGGGCGGTGGTGGGAGGCCGCTATAATCGCCGTCCGTTTTCCCTGGTCCCGCCCGCCCATGTTCGAATCCCTCACCCAGCGACTCTCCGGCACCATCGAGCGCCTGCGCGGCCGTGGCCGCCTGAGCGAGGAGAACATCCGCGAGGCCACCCGCGAGGTCCGCATCGCCCTGCTGGAGGCCGACGTGGCCCTGCCGGTGGTGCAGGCGCTGATCGAGCGCATCAAGGTGCGTGCCGTCGGCCAGGAGGTGCTGAAGTCGCTGACGCCGGGCCAGGCGCTGATCAAGGTGGTCCGCGACGAACTGACCGCGGTGATGGGCTCGCAGGCCAGCGACCTGAACCTCAACGTGCCGGCACCGGCAGTCATCCTGATGGCCGGCCTGCAGGGCGCGGGCAAGACCACGACCGTCGGCAAGCTGGCCAAGCACCTGCGCGAGAAGCGCAAGAAGAAGGTCATGGTGGTCAGCGCGGACGTCTACCGCCCGGCCGCCATCGAACAGCTGAAGACGCTGGCGCAGCAGGTGGACGTGCTGTTCTTCCCGTCCGACGCGGGGCAGAAGCCGGAGGCCATCGTCCGTGCCGCCATCGACGATGCGCGCAAGTCCTTCGTGGACGTGCTGATCGTCGATACCGCCGGCCGCCTGGCGATAGACGAGGCCATGATGGCCGAGATCAAGGCCCTGCACGCGGCGGTCAAGCCGGTGGAAACGCTGTTCGTCGTCGACGCGATGACCGGCCAGGACGCCGCCAACACCGCCAAGGCCTTCAGCGAAGCGCTGCCGCTGACCGGCGTGGTGCTGACCAAGACCGACGGTGATGCGCGCGGCGGTGCGGCGCTGTCGGTGCGCTACATCACCGGCAAGCCGATCAAGTTCATCGGCGTGGGCGAGAAGCCCGACGGGCTGGACGTGTTCCACCCCGAACGCGTGGCCAACCGCATCCTCGACATGGGCGACGTGCTGTCGCTGGTGGAGCAGGTCGAGCAGAACGTCGACCGCGAGAAGGCCGAAAAGTTGGCCGCCAAGGTCATCAAGGGCAAGAAGTTCGACCTGAACGACATGCGCGACCAGCTGGAGCAGATGCAGAACATGGGTGGCATCGGCGGCCTGATGGACAAGCTGCCGGGCATGGGCCAGATCCCCGAGCACGTGAAGCAGCAGGTGCAGCAGGGCAAGGAAGTGCCGCGCATGATCGCCATCATCAACTCGATGACGAAGAAGGAGCGCCGCAATCCGGCGCTGCTGAACGGTTCGCGCCGCGCCCGCATCGCCCGGGGCGCGGGCATGACGCCGGCCGACGTCAACAAGCTGATGAAGCAGTACCAGCAGATGGAAAAGATGATGGGCAAGCTGGCCGGCGGCGGCATGAAGGGCTTGATGCGCAACATGAAGGGCATGATGGGCGGCCGCGGCGGCTTGCCGTTCCGTTGAGGCTGTCGCTCCCACATTCGACTGAAGCGGAGCTCCGGACTGCATGACCGCGGCCTTCCTCAACGGCCAGCCCGCCACCAGCGACGCATTGTGCGCCCTGGCGCTGGCCAACTACGGCCACTTCACCTCGATGCAGGTGCGCAACGGCGCGGTGCAGGGACGCGAGTTGCACGTCAAACGACTTGAAGATGCGACGCAGGCGCTGTTCGGCACCGCGCTCGATGGCGCGTCGGCCCTGCAGCAGGCGGCGCGGGCGCTGGCGTCGGCCGGCCTGCGCGATGCGTCCGTGCGCATCACCGTGTTTTCCACGCACTTCGACTATCGCGCCCCCGGGCGCGCCGTCGTGCCCGACGTGCTGGTGTCGCTGTCGCTGCCTTCCGCAGCGGAAAAGCCGGCGTTGCGAGTGAAGACGTATCCGTTCGTGCGCCCGCTGCCGCAGTTCAAGCACGTGGGCACGTTCCCGCTGTTCCACTATCGCAGGCAGGCGCTGGCGGACGGATTCGACGACGCCTTGTTCGTCGATCCGGCGGGGCAGGTGGTGGAGGGTTCTATCTGGAACCTGGGCCTGTGGGACGGCCACGCCGTCACCTGGCCGGAGGGGCCCGCCCTGCGGGGGACGGCCGAGCGGTTGCTGCAGGCTGCCCTGACCGGGGCCGGGGTGCCGCAGCGGTCGACGCCGGTCCTGCGGGATGACCTGGCACGCTTCCGTGCCGCTTTTGCCTGCAATGCCAGTGGGTTACAGCCGGTGGTGGCCGTGGATGGCGTCGCATGGGGTGCTGATACCGGCCTGATGGCGCGACTGGCGGGGGCGCTGGAGGCGTTGCCGTGGGAGCCGCTGGCCTGACCGCGGCGAGCGAAGACTCCGGGTGGGTTTTCCTGACCGATTCAATGGCTTAGAATAGCCGGCTTACCTCGCCATTCTGGCGACTGGGCAACACTGGAAAACACCATGGTCAAGATCCGTCTCACCCGCGGCGGCGCGAAGAAGCGTCCCTTCTACCACATCATCGTCACCGACTCGCGCAGCGCGCGCGACGGTCGCAACATCGAGCGCGTGGGTTACTACAACCCGGTCGCCGCCGGCAACGAAAAGCGTGTCGAACTCGACATCGCGCGCGTCGACCACTGGGTGGGCAACGGCGCCCAACTGACCGAAAAGGTCCGCAACCTGTACAAGGAAGCCACCAAGTCCGCTCCGGCGGCCTGAGTGGCCCGACCGCGCCTCGCGCGCGGCCTTTCCGCATGAGCCAAGAGCGCCCGACCGATCCGCGGAAGATGATTCTGCTGGGCAGGTTCCTGGGCGCTTTTGGTGTGCGCGGCCAGGTGAAGATCGAATCCTGGACCGAGCCGCGCGAGGCGATCTTCCGCTACCAGCCGTGGACGTTGCGCGATGCCCGTGGCGGTGAGCGCGAGCTCATCGGCGTGCGCGGCAAAGCGTCCGGCAAGCACCTGGTGGCCACGCTGCCCGGTCTGGAGGACCGCGATGGCGCCGAGGCGCTGCACGGCACCGAGATCCACGTGCCGCGGTCGTCACTGCCGCCGCCGCAGCCCGGCGAGTTCTACTGGGTGGACCTGGAAGGCCTGCGTGTCGTGCATGTCGACGGCACCGACTTCGGTACCGTCTCCCACCTGTTTTCCACCGGTGCCAACGACGTGCTGGTGGCGCGTGGCGATCGCGAGCGCCTGATTCCCTTCGTCGAACCCGACTTCATCCGCTC belongs to Pseudoxanthomonas sp. F37 and includes:
- the ccsA gene encoding cytochrome c biogenesis protein CcsA encodes the protein MTVILIAVALYLLAAGLLVRSVARDAGEASRPWLWPALGAVVLHGAYHLLVAWRTPGGPDMHFFAALSLVSLGMAAMTLLVAIQGRMAALGVVAFPLAAALLAAYHLYGHQASSGLDWRLQLHAWLALLAYAALAIAALLAVMLWAQERALRRREFHLWLRALPPLTELEDLLFRTITVGFILLTATLLTGVLFVENFLVQKLTHKTVLSVLSWLVFGGLLLGRWRYGWRGAKAVHWTLTAMALLLLAFFGSKFVYEMVLRRG
- a CDS encoding aminotransferase class IV family protein → MTAAFLNGQPATSDALCALALANYGHFTSMQVRNGAVQGRELHVKRLEDATQALFGTALDGASALQQAARALASAGLRDASVRITVFSTHFDYRAPGRAVVPDVLVSLSLPSAAEKPALRVKTYPFVRPLPQFKHVGTFPLFHYRRQALADGFDDALFVDPAGQVVEGSIWNLGLWDGHAVTWPEGPALRGTAERLLQAALTGAGVPQRSTPVLRDDLARFRAAFACNASGLQPVVAVDGVAWGADTGLMARLAGALEALPWEPLA
- the rpsP gene encoding 30S ribosomal protein S16; this encodes MVKIRLTRGGAKKRPFYHIIVTDSRSARDGRNIERVGYYNPVAAGNEKRVELDIARVDHWVGNGAQLTEKVRNLYKEATKSAPAA
- the ffh gene encoding signal recognition particle protein — encoded protein: MFESLTQRLSGTIERLRGRGRLSEENIREATREVRIALLEADVALPVVQALIERIKVRAVGQEVLKSLTPGQALIKVVRDELTAVMGSQASDLNLNVPAPAVILMAGLQGAGKTTTVGKLAKHLREKRKKKVMVVSADVYRPAAIEQLKTLAQQVDVLFFPSDAGQKPEAIVRAAIDDARKSFVDVLIVDTAGRLAIDEAMMAEIKALHAAVKPVETLFVVDAMTGQDAANTAKAFSEALPLTGVVLTKTDGDARGGAALSVRYITGKPIKFIGVGEKPDGLDVFHPERVANRILDMGDVLSLVEQVEQNVDREKAEKLAAKVIKGKKFDLNDMRDQLEQMQNMGGIGGLMDKLPGMGQIPEHVKQQVQQGKEVPRMIAIINSMTKKERRNPALLNGSRRARIARGAGMTPADVNKLMKQYQQMEKMMGKLAGGGMKGLMRNMKGMMGGRGGLPFR
- the rimM gene encoding ribosome maturation factor RimM (Essential for efficient processing of 16S rRNA), whose translation is MSQERPTDPRKMILLGRFLGAFGVRGQVKIESWTEPREAIFRYQPWTLRDARGGERELIGVRGKASGKHLVATLPGLEDRDGAEALHGTEIHVPRSSLPPPQPGEFYWVDLEGLRVVHVDGTDFGTVSHLFSTGANDVLVARGDRERLIPFVEPDFIRSVDFEAGVVTVDWDPDF
- the radA gene encoding DNA repair protein RadA; amino-acid sequence: MAKTSAKSRTAYVCTECGAEHSKWQGQCADCGAWNSLSEIVLETAAGAPAAARRSGWAGKAEAPRITALKDVRHSEEARVTTGIGEFDRVLGGGLVEGAVVLVGGDPGIGKSTLLLQALARMSAHLPALYVTGEESLAQVAGRAVRLDLPLDNLQALAETGIETILQHASVARPKLIVADSVQTLWTESLTAAPGSVSQVRESAARLVRYAKETGTAVFLVGHVTKEGGIAGPRVLEHMVDAVLYFEGESGSRFRVLRAFKNRFGAVNELGVFAMGEKGLKEVPNPSAIFLSGSAQQPGSCVMVTREGTRPLLVEVQALVDSSPLSNPRRVAVGMEQNRLAMLLAVLHRHGGVVVGDQDVFVNVVGGIRVQETAADLPVLLAVLSSLRDRPLAEKTVAFGEVGLSGEIRPVPNGEERLREAATHGFKRAIVPKGNAPKSGSFKGLDVVAVERLSQALEAAAE